From Microcoleus sp. AS-A8:
CAGGTCTTGAGGGCGGTTGTGTTCTCCAACAATCATGCCCTTGTACACCTTGGTACCCGGTGTAATAAAGAACACTCCCCGGTCTTCCCCGTTCTTCATCGCGTAGAAGGTTGCCACTCCTTCCTCAAAGGAGATGATCACCCCATTGCGGCGGGTTTCAACATCACCGGAGAAAGGACGATAATCCAGGAAGCTGTGATTCATGATGCCCTCACCCCGTGTCAGGCGCATGAACTCACCTCGGAATCCAATTAAACCCCGCGCTGGAATCACAAACTCTAGTTGAGTGCGACTATTGCCACCAACCTGCATGTCCTGCATTTCGCCCTTGCGCTGACCGAGGCGTTCAATACAGCCGCCCACAGCCGCTTCAGGTACATCTAGCACCAACAGCTCATAAGGTTCGCAGGGTTGACCACTGACTTCTCGGTAGATCACTTGGGGCTGGGAAACCTGAAACTCATACCCCTCACGACGCATGGTTTCGATGAGGATACCCAAGTGCAGTTCACCGCGACCCGAAACCAGGAATTTATCGGGAGAGTCGGTTTCTTCGACGCGCAGGGCGACGTTGGTTTCCAATTCTCGAATCAAGCGATCGCGCAATTGCCGCGAGGTCACAAAATCCCCTTCCTGACCCGCAAACGGCGAATCATTTACCGAGAAGGTCATCTGCAAGGTTGGCTCATCCACCTTAATCAGCGGTAAGGCTTGCGGTTCATTGGGGCAAGTAATCGTTTCCCCAATGTTGGCATTGGCAAACCCAGCAACAGCGACGATGTTCCCGGCTGAGGCTTCTTCGAGGTCGATGCGCTTGAGTCCTTCAAAGCCCATCAGTTTGGTAATTTTCCCCTTGACAACTGCTCCTGTTTCTGTTACAAGAGCGGCTTGCTGACCCGCTTTGATCGTGCCATTGTGGATGCGACCAATCACGATCCGACCGACATATTCAGAGTAGTCGAGGGTGGTCACTTGTAGTTGTAAGGGCTTAGTGACATCCCCAACAGGTGGGGGGACATGACGTAAGATAGCCTCAAACATAGGTTGCATATCCACGCCTTGGGCGTCCAAATCTTCTTTGGCGTAGCCTTCTAGCCCTGAGGCAAACAGATAGGGAAACTCACACTGGTCATCGTCTGCACCTAATTCTAGGAACAGGTCTAAGACTTTATCAACGGCACCGTGGGGGTCAGCTTGGGGTCGGTCAATTTTATTGACGACCACAATGGGGCGCAGTCCCTTTTCCAAGGCTTTTTTCAGCACGAACCGGGTCTGAGGCATTGGCCCTTCATTGGCATCCACAATGAGAATGCAGCCATCCACCATCCCCAACACTCGCTCAACCTCACCACCAAAGTCAGCGTGACCGGGGGTATCAACAATGTTGATTAATGTTTCTTTGTAGCGAACGGCGGTGTTTTTGGAAAGAATTGTAATGCCCCGTTCCCGCTCTAAATCGTTGGAGTCCATGACGCAGTCTGGAACGTCTTCCCCTTCGCGGAAAATGCCAGATTGTTTGAGAAGGGCATCAACAAGAGTGGTTTTGCCGTGATCGACGTGGGCAATGATAGCAACGTTACGAATAGGAAGAGCCATAGAAGCGTCACAGAATGAGTAGGCAGGGGTAAAAAATTCTGCTAAAGATTTCTTAATAATTGTAGCTTACAGTATCGGGTAATTGATGAGGCAATGAGAGGTACAGCCACGTCGCCGTTACGTATCACGTAATCGCCATGAGCTGAACCCGGTGAGAGTTATAGAGGTTTCAGACGTTTCGCGGGTGAATCAGGACTGTGAGCCAAATTAGGTTTAACTTCAGTTCAGAAGCCGGAGTAGGGATTTCTTCTACAAAGCGGCTATCTGTTCGGCGGCTTGTGCTAATTCAGAGGCCACTCGCGCTGCATAAGGGCGAATGAACCACCAAATTAAAGGGGACAACCAGCCTCGTAGCGTCACCGAATAGGATACATAAGTCCCGCAAACGGTGGATTCAATTTGGTAAGTTACCAGTTTTTCCACGCCTGGGATTGCCAGCACACGCACACTGAGTAATTCACCCGGTCGAACACGCTCAACAAAAATTCGGACTGGAATCGGGATTAAACGAGTGACCACCTGATAAATAATTCCTGGTTTAGCAATTAACCCGCTTGGAGCATTGGTACTAGATAGTAAAGGATGCCAAGAAACATCCGCTAAATTGATGATTTTTTGCCACAGAACGTCTACAGGAGCAGTACTTAAGGCCCGATAGGTTCTAAAAAGCGCGAACTTGCACCAAATCCCCTCTCGACCAGCAATTAATTTGAAGGAAAAATTGAGAATCACCAGATACCTCCTCCAACGAACGCTCAGGCCAACCTCTCATTCTAAGCAAATGGTGTTGCGGGTAAAATCCCCTTACTTAGGATATGAGCGCAAATCTTGAAAGACAATTAAGGTTCGTCTTTGTTTAAGGTTTGTAACCAGACACTAAATCAGGAAGACTGCATATCTTTAAAAGAACCAATCCGAGATAGTCTAAGTAAAGTCAAACCATCACGATGCCCATCAGGGGCTACCCGCTTTTGGGTGAACTATTTTGGGTTAACTCCATTGAATTGAGATTATGACAGCTTTTCAGACGGACGCAACGACTACTCCTCAGGTTTCGCCTTCTTTACCACCTGCTGACTCCAGAGAACGAGTCAAGCAGTTGATGCTACAGCTCCAAGATACAATTTGTCAGGCTTTAGAAAAGCTAGATGGGGCTAGCCAATTTCAGGAAGATGTCTGGGATCGAGAAGAGGGTGGCGGTGGTCGTTCCCGTGTCATCCGCGATGGTGCTGTATTTGAGCAGGGTGGAGTTAACTTTTCCGAGGTTTGGGGTGAGCAACTCCCTCCCTCTATCCTGGCTCAGCGTCCAGAGGCGGCTGGACATGGCTTTTTTGCAACTGGTACGTCCATGGTGTTGCACCCTCGCAATCCCTATATCCCCACAGTTCACCTGAATTATCGTTATTTTGAAGCGGGTCCGGTCTGGTGGTTTGGAGGAGGAGCCGATTTAACTCCTTATTATCCCTTTGCCGAAGACGCGGCTCATTTCCATCGCACCCTCAAAGGAGCTTGTGATAATCACCACTCGGAGTATTATCCTGTATTCAAGCGCTGGTGTGATGAGTACTTTTATTTAAAACACCGCCAAGAAACGCGGGGTGTTGGCGGACTCTTCTTTGACTATCAAGATGGAACAGGTCAACTGTATCGTGGTCCTCACAAAGATAGTCCCGCGGCCATTTATAGTGACCGATTGGGGGCTTTAGCGCCACGCAGATGGGAAGATTTATTTGCCTTTATCCAGGAATGCTCGTCATCCTTTTTACCCGCTTATGTGCCCATTGTTGAGCGCCGTCAAGGGCTAGAGTATGGCGACAGAGAGCGGAACTTCCAGCTTTATCGCCGGGGTCGCTATGTAGAATTTAATTTGGTCTATGACCGGGGTACCATCTTTGGTCTACAAACGAACGGGCGCACGGAGTCCATCCTTATGTCTCTACCCCCCTTAGTGCGTTGGGAATACAGCTACAAACCTGAACCGAATACCCCTGAAGCTGAGTTGTACGAGATATTTCTCAAGCCCCAAGACTGGTCTAACTGGACGCCTTTAACCTCATGATTGAAGATATCTGAGTTAAACTAACGTGAGGTGAGTATTTGTCGCACGTAACAAGGTTGAGCGTTGTTTCAACTGAGTTTTCCAAGTTTAATTCAGGCACCAAGTCCGCAACCAAATGTTGCTCCTCTTGAGCTTCAAGGGGGGCTGCTGCTGCAAGGAGGTATTGATGATTCATATTGACCAGAAAACACACACCACCAAAGATGGTACAACTGTTATTGTTTTAGCACCTGTCGGACGCTTGGACATCACTACGGCTTGGCAATTTCGTTTGAAGTTGCAAGAGTGTATTTCTAAACTTAGCCGTCATGTGATTGTTAATCTGAGTCAGGTTAACTTCATTGATAGTTCCGGTTTAACGTCCCTAGTCGCAGGAATGCGAGATGCTGACAAAGTGAAAGGGAGTTTCCGTATTTGTAACGTGCATCCAGAAGCCAAACTGGTCTTTGAGGTCACCATGATGGACTCCGTGTTTGAAATCTTTGAAACGGAGGAAGAAGCCTTGGAAGGAGTTCCCCGGAGCATGGCCACTTGAAAGGGTTGAGGGTAAAAGGTTAGAAGATTGATAGTTAGAAGGTTGAAGGTTGGCTGAAACCTGCAACTGACTTTTCCTGCCAACCTGTAACTCTTTAGAGCGGTAACTCGTGGGCAAAATCTTGACGTTTGGTGAAGCAGAAAGGACCGAGTAAGGCTCCCCATGTGGCTTTTCCGGTCGCTGGGTCAATGCCTTTGTCATAGCTGCGAAATTCCTCAGGTGTAGCCTCAAATCCTAGGGAAATTTGGTAATCTTTGCCTTGATAGCTAAAACTACAGGGCGTATTCGTTGCTGAGAACGCTGAGAATTCATAAGCATTAGGAGAAACTAGACGCTGTTTCACGCTAAGAGTACAGCCCGGTAAAAACTCAATTTGTGCAGTTGTGAGCTGCTTTAATAATTCTGGATTACGACCAGCACCTCGGATCGCGTCTGGGTTCTTAAGCATATAAAACTGCACTTGTAAAGAGGCTGGTGTCGTTGGGTTGGGATACAGCCTCAGAATGCGTGGACGGTAGGGTTGATCGAGGTTAACAATATTAGCCTGTTCAGCAAATAAGGTCAGGCTGTCTTCGGTAAACAAGGGTACCGGTCGCAGCCACAGGCGGAGGTGAACATACCAGACGGGGTCGGCGATGGCTTGTTGTCGATTGTCAAATTCACCCGCCATGTAGCGTGCTAAGGTAATCAATTCAGCAGAATGGGTCATCAGGGTAGAAGGTTGAAAGTATAGACGTTGAGCGACTCTCAAGGGTAGAAGATTGAGAGTTTTATTCACGCTCTAGCTTCAAGGCTCTGCGATCCCGGATTGTAGCTCATCACCTCCCTTTTGGTTCTCTTCACCTTGGCAAACGTGTCCTTAAGCGAGACAATAGTTTTACGTCCCCCCTTACAGTCTGCTTTGTGAATAACCTTCGCACAGTCTCAGATACTAAACGAGACTTTTACAACCATCACACCCGCCCTGTTAACTCGATCTTCCGACGGGTGGTCGAAGAGTTGATGGTCGAGATGCATTTGCTATCGGTCAATGTTGATTTTCACTACGAGCCCATCTATGCGTTGGGGGTTGTGACATCCTTTAACCGCTTCATGGAGGGCTACCGACCGGAACGAGATAAAGCTTCCATTTTTGATGCCCTGTGTCAGTCGGTGGGGAACAACCCAGAACAGTACAAGCAAGATGCCCAATGGCTGGAGTCCATGGCACAGCGTGTAACAGGGGAAGAATTAGTTTCCTGGTTAAGCGCACCAAGACCCCAAGATACTTTAGGGGATTTGTATGCCACAGTCGCCGCGATCGCAGAAAATCCTAAATTTAAATACAGCCGCCTATTTGCGATTGGCCTATATACACTCCTCGAAAAAGCGGATTCCGAGTTGGTTCAGGACGAAAAGCGGCGGACTGAGGCTCTAAAGAAAATTAGTGATGGCTTACACCTCCCTGAAGAGAAGTTGCAAAAAGACCTAGAATTGTACCGCAGCAACCTGCAAAAAATGGAACAGGTGCGACTTGTGATCGAAGATGCCATTCAGGCCGATCGCAAAAAACGGGAAAAACGGCTTCAGGATCAGAATAAGGCGGCTACTTCTGCGAGTGATTCTCAAGAATCTACACCGGGTGTGTGACTCTCCTGAATCTTCTGGGCCCTCTGAATCAAAGCTGGGAGGCGGCTCAGGAATTTGGCGATAGAGAGTAGTTTAAAAGACAGCTAACCTCTAAACCAAGGCTTGTAATCGTAAGAGAATCTGCTCAGCCGGTAAGACCCCTTCAATCCGATCTACCGGCTGACCGTTTTTAAACAGAACTAAGGTTGGCAAAGCATGAATTTGATACTGCGACGCTAGCTGAGGATATTTATCGGAGTCAATTTTGACGACTTGTAAGCGACCCTTGAGCTGAGCGTTGACTTGATCCAGGATCGGAGCCATCATCTGACAGGGGCCACACCAAGTCGCATAAAAATCGACTAATACAGGTACATCCGAGCCAGAGAGTAAATCTTCAAAGCTACTGAACTGCTTCTTAACCGTCATAGAAAAAAATTCCTCTCGTTAGGGTTTCTGCTCGATTCTAGTGCAAAATTCTGAGAGCTGAATCAGGCAGATATTTCAAAATCAAGAGGAATTTTTCATGGAAGACTTACCAACATCTTCACTACGGTTACAGGAGCGCGTGGCTATTATTACGGGAGCCTCCCGTGGTATTGGTCGAGCAACAGCCTTAGCGCTGGCTTCTGAGGGAGCCAAGGTAGTGGTCAACTATGCCACTTCTAGTCCGGCTGCCGAAGAGGTGGTGGCGGCAATTACGGACATGGGAGGAAATGCGATCGCACTTCAGGCGGATGTTTCTAAGCTCGATCAGGTAGATGCCCTCGTCAATCAGACCCTAGAAAAGTTGGGTCGTGTTGATATCCTCGTTAACAATGCGGGCATTACCCGTGACACCCTACTTCTGCGAATGAAACCCGAAGACTGGCAAGCGGTGATTGACCTAAACCTAACTGGCGTTTTTTTGTGTACTAGAGCTGTGAGCAAAGTCATGCTCAAGCAGAAGTCTGGTCGCATTATCAACATTACATCGGTGGCAGGGCAGATGGGAAACCCCGGTCAGGCGAATTACAGTGCAGCGAAGGCAGGTGTGATTGGATTTACCAAAACGGTAGCGAAGGAGTTGGCTACTCGTGGCATTACTGTAAATGCTGTAGCACCGGGATTTATTGCCACAGATATGACCAGTGGTCTCAAATCCGATGAAATTCTCAAATACATCCCCTTAGGTCGTTACGGTGCACCCGAAGAAGTGGCTGGAATGATTCGGTTTTTGGCGGCTGACCCAGCCGCCGCTTACATTACCGGGCAGGTGTTTAATGTTGATGGTGGCATGGTAATGGCCTAGCCGTTTGTCGGACTTACCCGTTTACCTGGGCACTCAAAAAGCTTAGATTCGGTAAATTTTTGCCTGTGACGGTTACGCTTGCGGTAGGCAACCGCAGGCGTCCCGTTTCTAGTGTTTGCTACTTGTGCAGTTCATGGTTCATTGGGGTTGGGTACCTCGTTTTGTGAAACCAACCACTCCAGGCACAGAGTTCACAGAGTGCGGAACAAGAGGAGATAAACAGAGATTGGGGTTGCAGATGCGGATTGGGTCACTCTTAAATTCCTCATTAACTTAGCACTCAGACCTGTAGAGTGCTAAATTGGCTAATGGAGACACGACGAAACACAGGAAACTTATGGCAAAAATCGTTTCGTTTAACGAAGAATCAAGACGAGCTTTAGAGCGGGGCGTTAACGCTCTGGCTGATGCTGTCCGCATTACCTTAGGCCCTAGAGGTCGGAATGTTCTGTTAGAAAAGTCCTATGGGGCACCCCAAATTGTCAACGATGGAATTACCGTTGCTAAAGAAATTGAACTGGAAGACCCCTTAGAAAATACGGGTGCTCGACTCATTCAAGAAGTGGCTTCCAGGACTAAAGAAATTGCGGGTGATGGTACTACAACAGCTACGGTTCTTGCTCAGGCGCTGATTCGGGAAGGTCTCAAGAACGTCGCGGCAGGTGCGAATCCTGTTGCTGTGCGTCGGGGTATCGACAAAACGATCGCGCATTTGGTCAAAGAAATTGAGGCCATGGCGAAACCCGTGGAAGGAAGTGCGATCGCTCAAGTTGCCACCGTTTCTGCGGGTAACGACGAAGAAGTCGGTCGGATGATCTCCGAGGCGATGGAGAAAGTTACCAAAGACGGTGTTATTACCGTTGAAGAGTCTAAATCCCTCTCCACTGAACTCGAAGTCGTGGAAGGGATGCAGATTGACCGGGGCTATATTTCCCCCTACTTCGTGACGGATCAAGAACGGATGACGGTGGAATATGACAATCCTCGCATCCTGATTACCGACAAAAAGATTAGCAGCATCCAGGACTTGGTTCCGGTGTTGGAAAAGATGGCGCGGGCCGGTCAACCGCTGCTGATTATTGCAGAAGACTTAGAAGGGGAAGCGTTAGCCACCTTGGTAGTGAACAAAGCACGGGGTGTCTTGAGTGCTGCCGCGATCAAAGCGCCTGGATTTGGCGATCGCCGCAAAGCCCTGCTGCAAGATATTGCCACACTCACTGGCGGTCAGTTAATTTCTGAAGAAATTGGCTTAAGCCTCGATACGGTGACCCCGGATATGCTGGGAACAGCGCGGAAAATCACCATTGATAAAGACTCTACGACTATCGTCTCCGGTGACGAAAATACGGCAGACGTACAGAAGCGGATTGTTCAAATCCGTAAGCAGTTGGCAGAAACCGACTCAGAATACGATAAAGAAAAACTGCAAGAACGGATCGCCAAACTTGCTGGTGGTGTTGCCGTGATTAAGGTCGGGGCTGCCACTGAAACCGAACTCAAAGACCGTAAACTTCGGATTGAAGACGCCCTCAATGCGACAAAAGCAGCAGTCGATGAAGGCATCGTCCCTGGCGGTGGTACCACGTTGATTCGCTTAATTCCGAAAATTGGCGATATCAAACAGAGTCTCGGTGAGGAAGAAAAAATCGGCGCGGATATCGTCGCCAAGGCATTAGAAGCCCCCCTACGCCAGATGGCCGATAACGCAGGTGTCGAAGGTTCCGTCATCGTTGAGAAGGTGCGGACTAGCGATGTCAATATTGGCTACAATGCTGCCACTGGCAAATATGAAGACCTGATTGCAACGGGCATTATCGACCCCGCTAAGGTTGTGCGATCGGCGCTTCAAAATGCTGGTTCTATTGCTGGTATGGTCTTAACGACCGAAGCCCTGGTTGTCGAGAAGCCTGAGAAAAAAGCCGCTGCCCCTGACATGGGCGGCATGGGCGGCATGGGCGGCATGGGCGGCATGGGCGGCATGGGCGGCATGGGCGGCATGGGTATGATGTAGTCCACAGCCTTGTAGGTAAGAATCCTTAAGAGCAGCTTATCTCTTTAGATATGCTGCTTTTTTGTTGCGTTTACGGATCTTTGTAGTAATACTGGATTAAACAATGGCAGCTTTAGAGGCTGATTGACCGACAATGCTAGTATTTTTCATTCATGGTGTCGCCACACACGATGTGAAATATGCAGATAAGTTGAAAAACTTAATTAAGGAAGAGTTTGACCAACAAAAAAAATCCTTTCCCCATTTTTACTCTAGTTTTTGGGGAGATGTATTAAGGGATGTCGGCAAGATTTGGAACTGGATTCATCAAGACTTACAAGAAGCCCAGAGAGAATATAAACAGGCTGATATTGATAATCTCTTTCGCTACCGACAATTTAGAGAAGGATTTCTCTCGGAGTTTGTTGGTGATTTTTTTAGTTACTTTAATCCTGAACGTGGTACTTATATTAGAAAACTTATTGCAGATCAACTCCATGAGTTTATAAAAAATAATCCCGAAGAAACTGAACTACATATAGTAACTCACTCTCTAGGAAGCGTCATCTTGTGGGATGTTCTATTTTCGGAAAGATTTAGTTCTCTAGAAAAAGATCCAGCTATTTATATTCGCTCAATGCTTAATGGTTTTAGCGAGTCTGGAGAATTGAATAAAGTTAAGCTAAAAAGTATAACGACAATGGGTTCGCCCATTTTGTTTTTAAACATTATGTTAGAAGTTAACCCAAACAAGATTAAACAATTTGCTAACACTTATCAAAATGAACATTTGAGATGGATAAATATTATTCATTCTTCAGATGTTGTTGCCTATCCTTTGCGTTCAAGTTTAAACCTAAACTCCTTTGAAAATCTAGTTTTACGAGATGAGTATATTTCAACTGATGCTAACCTAGCCGAAAAAGCTGCCCGTACTGTTGGTCAAGTGGATGCAGCTATGGCGATAGGAGGAGCTGATGCTCATGTCGGCTACTGGCAATGTCAGCAAACAGCTCGTTTAGTCACAGATAATCTTCTGGGTTTAGAAACCCCTATGATACAGAAGGTGGTTTCTAGATTACATAAAGTACCTGGCATGACCAATGATGCGATGCAACTGAGCCGCCGTGCTTTTATAGATAATACTCTTGCTGAGTTAAAGTTTAGAGATGGTAGCGGAATACTCCGTTTTTGTAACAATCCTTTGAAAATTCATTATGTTTATATTTTTGACAGGGAAAATAACTGTGAATTTGTAGGATATGTTGGATGGATTCATTCGGAGGGGCTTAAGGAGGAAATTAAATTGATAGAAAAAAGTTTTGGATGACGCTAATATGAAAAATTAAGTAAATAATGAACAGGAGGTAGATGCACATGAGAGAAAGGCGTGTCCCGGATTTAGAGTTAGCTACACAAACCGAAGAAAAAGAAGAAGAAGAAGATTTATTTGATTACTTCTACGATAAACCCGGAACTTTACCGGGGACACTGACGATTGGACAAGACGCCGCACCCTCTAAGATTGTTTTAATTGACTACAACGACTCCAGTGCTACTCGTATTCAGCTTACTAGGCCGGAAGACTGTGGATCTTACCTAGATACCGAGTCAGTTTCTTGGGTTGATGTTAGCGGTTTAGGTAGTGAAGATATCTTAAAGCAATTGGGTAAAGTATTTGATTTGCATCCCCTTGTGCTGGAAGATGTGGTTAATGTACCTCAACGCCCGAAAGTGGAAGATTACGATGATCAGTTAGTAATCATTGCCCAGATGGTAATGCTCAAAGACAAGGGAGATGGCTTTTGGATTGAGCAAGTCAGTTTTGTATTAGGCAAACATTATTTACTTACTGTACAGGAGGAACCCCAACGAGATTGCTTTGGCCCTGTGCGCGATCGCATTCGCACCAACAAAGGCAGTGTTCGCAAAGCCGGACCCGATTATTTAGCCTATACCCTTTTAGACGCGGTAATCGATGGGTTTTTCCCCGTACTAGAAGACTATGGTGAGCGCATCGAAGCGTTGGAGAATGAGGTTATGCTCAACCCAACACCCCAGACTTTGGAAAAAATCTACCAAGTCAGGCGAGAATTGTTGGCATTGCGTCGGTCAATTTGGCCTCAGCGAGATGCGATTAATACCTTGATTCGTGGTGGAAGTAACCTAATTGGTTCCGAGGTTTCAATATATCTGCGAGACTGTTATGATCACGCAGTCCAAGTAATGGATATGGTGGAAACTTATCGCGAACTAGCTTCAGGTCTAATGGATGTTTATCTGTCTTCAGTCAGCAATAAGATGAATGAAGTGATGAAATTTTTGACCGTAATGTCATCGATTTTTATCCCACTCACGTTTATTGCTGGAGTTTATGGTATGAATTTTGAATACATGCCAGAACTTAAGATGAAGAGTGGCTATTTTGTATGTTGGGGGATAATGGTGACGATCGCGATGGCTCTATTCTTCTTTTTCTGGCGTCGGGGTTGGTTTAAGAATTTTTACTCTATTAACAATGATTGAAATACGAATAAATTCAGAAAACAAGTCAATATATCATTTATTTAAAAAGGTATTTTTTATTGATTGTGTTTTATAAATAGCGCAATTTTTAACTTTTAATTGTAAATTTTTGCAGAGGTTGACCAGTCATGGATAGTCGTAATTTATTAGTTTTTACGGTTTATATCATCATTGTTATTTATGTATTTTATAAAGCCTATCAATCTTTAGAAACTCAAATTACCTTAGAATTAGATAATGCCTTTGTGAATGATGAACTCACTAATAATGGAATCAAAGATCTAGTAGATATCGACTTTAAAAAGCTCAAGCCCAGTTATCAACTCGATGATTTAAAAAGGCTAAGAATTGGTATAAAAAACAAATCTTCCGAGGAGTCTGCGATCACGATTCGAGTCAATTGGGATGAAAGTTCTATTACGAATTATGAAGGAAATGTGAGTCGCATCATTCGGGTCAGTAAAGGACTAGCCGAAATACCGCAAAAGCAAGTTCCCAGTATCATTGTTGCCAATCAAAAAATTGACGAAGAGTTGAGTGATGACAAAGACATCAACGGCAACTTATTTAAGGTAGAAAAGCTCAAAAAAGCCTCTAAAAAATCTGAGCCATTTACCCTGCGATTATCCTTTAAAATCTCTCAACCGGGAGCAGGAGAGCGTTCCTGTTTCGTGAATTGTAAGCTAATTCCTAAAAAGTTACGCTGGACAAAAGCCTTGCTCATTGCCTTGACACCACTGCCGAAAAAGAAGTCCTAAACGGAACTGACGAAGTCATGGACTGGCAAAAACCGAGTGGAACCACAGCTTGAGGAGGATGGGAGAATTTTTCATCTTTACTTCCCGCAATCATCGACGAACCTTTCGCTCCTCACCTCTTCTCTAAAGCGAAACCCATACTCGATCACTCCTTTCTTTGTCAAAAGCTAACAGCTAATGCCTAACGGCGATTAGACTGGATTAGGAGAGAGTAGGCGAAGGCAGTTGCGGACTCGCGTTCTCGTAGAGTCTGAGGAAAGTCCGGGCTCCCGAAAGGCCAAACTTGCTGGGTAACGCCCAGTGCGGGTGACCGTGAGGATAGTGCCACAGAAACATACCGCCTTCTCAAGTCTGAGGGATGAAGCATGAAACTTAAGATTTCGTACTTTACCCTTCATACTTTGTTGAGGGTAAGGGTGCAAAGGTGCGGTAAGAGCGCACCAGCAGCATCGAGAGGTGCTGGCTCGGTAAACCCCGGTTGGGAGCAAGGTCGTAGGAACTACGGTTGGTCTTTTCCCAGTTCCGCCGAAAAGAACCGCTAGAGGCATCTGGTAACAGATGTCCCAGATAGATAACTGCCCTCCCAGGAGTTTTGCTGCTGTGGAGAACAGAACCCGGCTTATGCCCGACTCTCTCCTTTTTTGAACCTCCGGACAGGACTTTAGGTTCTCACTTTGAGTTTCTGCATCTCGACATGACTCGTTAGTTAGCCTAAACCGGATGGCGCTAACCACAGTTTTTGTACTTGCTGTTTGCTTTGTCAGCTTGAGCCACTTGAATTCTACGACGAACTTAGGTTATGTCAGTAGTATTTAGCTTAAGCCTGGAATTTCTTTTTGAATTGACTTGCTCAATTCAGAATCAACCGACCAGTAACATGTTGATCTGAGAAACTGATTATTCTGCAATGACAACGTTTTTGACAGTTCGTGAGCAATTTTTTATGGAGAAAACGCTACTTTTCCTGAAGGGATTCGAGAGTACTGACGATAATTTCAAAAATAAGTTTGATCGGGTAATTGCTAATCAAGATTATAAAAAGAATTTAGAAGAAAAGTTAATTATTGCTTTAGATCGCTTCGACGAATTAGCCAAAGCCGATGCTTTATTTAAGTTTTTTGTAGCTCATATTAACAATGAGATCAATCATCAAGAATTCTTACATTACTTATATGTATTAGATAAAGCTGACTTTCATAATATAGAAAAATTTTTAAAATTTTATGCCTCT
This genomic window contains:
- the groL gene encoding chaperonin GroEL (60 kDa chaperone family; promotes refolding of misfolded polypeptides especially under stressful conditions; forms two stacked rings of heptamers to form a barrel-shaped 14mer; ends can be capped by GroES; misfolded proteins enter the barrel where they are refolded when GroES binds): MAKIVSFNEESRRALERGVNALADAVRITLGPRGRNVLLEKSYGAPQIVNDGITVAKEIELEDPLENTGARLIQEVASRTKEIAGDGTTTATVLAQALIREGLKNVAAGANPVAVRRGIDKTIAHLVKEIEAMAKPVEGSAIAQVATVSAGNDEEVGRMISEAMEKVTKDGVITVEESKSLSTELEVVEGMQIDRGYISPYFVTDQERMTVEYDNPRILITDKKISSIQDLVPVLEKMARAGQPLLIIAEDLEGEALATLVVNKARGVLSAAAIKAPGFGDRRKALLQDIATLTGGQLISEEIGLSLDTVTPDMLGTARKITIDKDSTTIVSGDENTADVQKRIVQIRKQLAETDSEYDKEKLQERIAKLAGGVAVIKVGAATETELKDRKLRIEDALNATKAAVDEGIVPGGGTTLIRLIPKIGDIKQSLGEEEKIGADIVAKALEAPLRQMADNAGVEGSVIVEKVRTSDVNIGYNAATGKYEDLIATGIIDPAKVVRSALQNAGSIAGMVLTTEALVVEKPEKKAAAPDMGGMGGMGGMGGMGGMGGMGGMGMM
- the corA gene encoding magnesium/cobalt transporter CorA, with translation MRERRVPDLELATQTEEKEEEEDLFDYFYDKPGTLPGTLTIGQDAAPSKIVLIDYNDSSATRIQLTRPEDCGSYLDTESVSWVDVSGLGSEDILKQLGKVFDLHPLVLEDVVNVPQRPKVEDYDDQLVIIAQMVMLKDKGDGFWIEQVSFVLGKHYLLTVQEEPQRDCFGPVRDRIRTNKGSVRKAGPDYLAYTLLDAVIDGFFPVLEDYGERIEALENEVMLNPTPQTLEKIYQVRRELLALRRSIWPQRDAINTLIRGGSNLIGSEVSIYLRDCYDHAVQVMDMVETYRELASGLMDVYLSSVSNKMNEVMKFLTVMSSIFIPLTFIAGVYGMNFEYMPELKMKSGYFVCWGIMVTIAMALFFFFWRRGWFKNFYSINND